In a genomic window of Oreochromis aureus strain Israel breed Guangdong linkage group 13, ZZ_aureus, whole genome shotgun sequence:
- the LOC116318589 gene encoding zinc transporter ZIP9, with translation MDGGLIITFISVAMFVGSFLLGFIPLLFQLSEKSLQFVSILGAGLLCGTALAITIPEGVGLLEDSWKASSSSDVSSGLNSSKENGTVAERGLPPRFFIGVALTLGFTFMFVVDQLGSYLSTRDQTTRLSNSIHFTATLGLVIHAAADGFALGAAVATGQVTVQVVVFFAVILHKAPAAFGLVSFLMHGGLEKKFIQGHLLAFSAAAPIVAIATYFILYASGSSSENQLSATGVGMLFSAGTFLYVATVHVLPEVSSSRTDELPLDSEQQSGAEAHQQRHLGFLESLTLIIGVGLPMLLALGVHDD, from the exons ATGGACGGAGGGCTGATTATTACATTTATATCTGTGGCGATGTTTGTAGGCTCCTTTCTGCTTGGATTCATCCCACTGTTGTTTCAACTGTCTGAG AAAAGCCTGCAGTTCGTCTCCATCCTGGGGGCAGGTCTGCTGTGTGGGACAGCGCTGGCCATCACCATCCCAGAGGGAGTGGGTTTGCTGGAAGACTCGTGGAAAG CGTCATCTTCCTCTGATGTGTCATCCGGTCTAAATTCCAGTAAAGAAAATGGGACTGTGGCAGAGAGAGGCCTCCCACCTCGGTTCTTCATTGGGGTTGCTTTGACGCTCGGGTTCACCTTCATGTTTGTCGTCGATCAGTTGGGAAGCTACCTTTCCACACGCG ACCAGACGACCCGTTTGTCCAACAGCATCCACTTCACAGCTACGTTGGGCCTGGTTATTCACGCTGCAG CTGATGGATTTGCTCTGGGTGCTGCTGTGGCTACAGGTCAAGTGACAGTACAAGTTGTAGTGTTTTTTGCTGTGATTCTGCACAAG GCGCCCGCGGCTTTTGGCTTGGTCTCCTTTCTGATGCACGGAGGCCTCGAGAAGAAGTTCATTCAGGGACACTTACTGGCCTTTTCAGCTGCAGCGCCTATAGTTGCTATTGCCACTTACTTCATATTATATGCA tctgGAAGCTCATCTGAGAATCAGCTCAGTGCAACAGGAGTGGGAATGCTCTTCTCAGCGGGGACGTTTCTCTACGTGGCCACGGTGCATGTTCTCCCTgaggtcagcagcagcaggactgATGAGTTGCCCTTGGACTCCGAGCAGCAGTCTGGAGCCGAAGCTCACCAGCAGAGACACTTGGGGTTCCTGGAGAGCCTCACTCTCATCATCGGTGTGGGGCTTCCGATGTTGCTGGCCCTCGGAGTGCACGATgactaa
- the LOC116318531 gene encoding coiled-coil domain-containing protein 177, giving the protein MEELRSSSPVLKLDLNNFHSPGAESSRHVLTNPRSLESCARLGVKPVQLLIKSLNDFIAERQDAPFGTMRVMHESYEKERLKILQKCGQERRRIIQAAGDRRPCSSKASGLEALPDTGLEERCSTEMPYADLCSEEKAVSRSSCSAPSKRDPERSTVCRFNLGDLIHSPATEKKLKRLTKNIQKQMCVTVSERDQKIAALMLVKHEEEQARLKLSQQEEWERQEARRQEAAQQVQAEKKRRKKLKQSMKRWNEELEARMRLREHREKEKAERLKQEVLLQEDRWRRLKEEVEVYRREQMEGAQKESEERKRYQEKLLREKEEVELQGEEEEAQRRSTLEKKLQHSCQRRAKSVEARLEELRERAAREEEMSQRVQLRAELQSVQQLTHKQILVQLSQRRMERAALHASAQHRRRAQQTRQHNRHRQLCHQRLREELQREEEAARRVRESRISTKERKRERLRRQREQIQEEAQRLVRASFHMRERVRQQTHSRTFDQMALEAQLTASLNRMTL; this is encoded by the exons ATGGAGGAGCTGAGGTCCAGCTCCCCTGTGCTTAAGTTGGACCTGAACAACTTCCACTCTCCCGGAGCAGAGAGCAGCCGGCATGTCTTAACGAACCCTCGCTCGCTGGAGTCTTGCGCTCGGCTGGGTGTAAAACCGGTTCAGCTTCTAATTAAATCTCTAAATGACTTCATTGCTGAGCGACAGGACGCGCCGTTTGGGACAATGAGAGTCATGCATGAATCTTATGAAAAGGAGAGGCTGAAGATTTTACAAAAGTGCGGCCAGGAACGGCGGAGGATTATCCAGGCGGCCGGGGACAGGCGGCCATGCAGCAGTAAAGCCTCAGGTTTGGAGGCGTTGCCTGACACTGGACTGGAAGAGCGCTGCTCAACAGAAATGCCCTATGCAGATCTCTGCTCTGAAGAGAAGGCTGTTAGCAGGTCCTCCTGCTCTGCTCCTAGTAAAAGGGATCCAGAGAGGAGCACAGTGTGCAGGTTCAATCTGGGAGACCTCATACACTCCCCAGCTACcgagaagaagctgaagaggCTCACCAAGAACATCCAAaagcagatgtgtgtcacagtATCGGAGAGAGACCAGAAGATAGCTGCTCTGATGCTGGTGAAGCATGAGGAGGAACAGGCTCGTTTGAAGCTCAGCCAGCAGGAGGAATGGGAGCGACAGGAAGCCCGCAGGCAGGAGGCGGCCCAGCAAGTtcaggcagaaaaaaagaggaggaagaagctgAAGCAGAGTATGAAACGCTGGAACGAGGAGCTGGAGGCCCGCATGAGGCTGAGGGAGCATcgagaaaaagagaaagcagaaCGGCTTAAGCAGGAGGTGCTGCTGCAAGAAGACCGATGGAGAAGGCTAAAAGAGGAGGTGGAAGTGTACCGCAGGGAACAGATGGAGGGTGCACAGAAGGAGTCGGAAGAGCGCAAACGCTACCAGGAGAAGCTGCtgagggagaaggaggag GTTGAGCTGcagggggaggaagaggaggcgcAAAGGAGGAGCACACTGGAGAAGAAGTTGCAGCACTCCTGCCAAAGGCGTGCCAAGTCTGTAGAGGCACGACTCGAAGAGCTTCGGGAGCGGGCTGCCCGGGAGGAGGAGATGAGTCAAAGAGTGCAGCTGAGGGCCGAGCTGCAGAGCGTCCAGCAGCTCACACACAAGCAGATCCTGGTCCAGCTGAGCCAGAGACGCATGGAGAGAGCCGCCCTGCATGCCTCAGCGCAGCACAGACGCAGAGCTCAGCAAACCCGGCAGCACAACAGACACAGGCAGCTCTGCCACCAGAGGCTCAGAGAGGAACtacagagagaggaggaggcggcgAGGAGAGTCAGAGAGAGCCGCATCTCCACAAAGGAGCGGAAGAGGGAGCGGCTGAGAAGGCAGCGAGAGCAGATACAGGAGGAGGCACAGAGGCTGGTTCGGGCCTCCTTTCACATGAGGGAGAGAGTGAGGCAGCAGACGCACAGCCGGACCTTTGATCAGATGGCGCTTGAGGCTCAGCTGACTGCGTCTTTAAACCGCATGACTCTGTGA